Genomic window (Desulfovibrio legallii):
TACGCCGGCGGGCTGGACCGCAAGGAACTCGCGGCCCTGACTGGCCTTGGCCTGGAGGTGGTGGACGCGGACATGGTCTGCGCCGACGACCCCGCGCGGCACGACCCGGAGCGCACGGCCGCGGCGCTTCTGGCCCTGGTGCCGCAGCAGGCGGCGGTGGGCGTATGACTGGCCAGGCCAGCCCCGGCGCGCTTGCCGCTCTTGCTTCCCCGGCGGGCGCTGCGGCGGCCCCTGGCCCCTCCGCGGCCGTCGCCGCTGTGGATGCCGCGGCCGCCGGGCTGGTGGGCCTGCGCTGCGACCAGGCCCTGGCCGCGCTCTTGCCCGGCATGGGGCTGCGCGGCCGTCGCCGCTGCCTGGAGCGTGGCGGCGCATTGCTCAACGGGCGGCCCGCCTCCCCGGCCCGCAGGCTTGTCCCCGGCGATGTGCTCGGCCTGACGCCGCGGCCGGAGCCTGCGCTGCCCGGCCCGGAGGCTGAGGGGGCACGGCTGGTTTCCCGCCAGGGGGATTACTGCTTTTTCTTCAAACCGGCCGGGCTGCACACGGCGGCCCTGGCGGGCGACGCCGCACCAAGCCTGGAAAGCCTGCTGCCCAGGCTTACGGCAGCTCTGGCGGACCCCACTGCGGCCGCCGCGCCCGAAGGCCTCCCCCGCGTCCATTGGCACGCCGAGCCAGTTGGTTTCTGTCAATTGCTCCAGCGTCTGGACTGCGGAACCTCCGGCCTGGTCTGCGCGGCCCTGCGCCCGGAGGCGGCCCAGGCCTTTCGCCAGGCCGAGGCGCACGGCCGCTGCGACAAGCGTTATGTAGCCTTGCTGGAAGGGCATCTCGCCGCGCCTGCAGCAACCCAGGCGGCCCTGGACACGGCCGACCGCCGCCGCAGCCGGGTACTGCCCGGCTGCCAGGACCAGGTGCGCGGCACGGAGTTTTTCCCTTTGCGCTATTGGCCGCCGGACAGGGTTTTTGCCCTGACGGCGGCTTTTTTTGCCCCCGGCGTCCTGGCTGCAGCTGGTCTGGCCGCATCCGCTCCAGCCGCAACAGGGAAGGCGCAGGCCCTGGCCGCGCCGCCAGCCGCGCCCCGGGGGCTGACCCTGGCCGCCTGCCGCATCCATTGCGGGGCCCGACACCAGATCCGCGCCCACGCGGCCTTTCTGGGCCACCCCCTGTGGG
Coding sequences:
- a CDS encoding pseudouridine synthase family protein; this translates as MTGQASPGALAALASPAGAAAAPGPSAAVAAVDAAAAGLVGLRCDQALAALLPGMGLRGRRRCLERGGALLNGRPASPARRLVPGDVLGLTPRPEPALPGPEAEGARLVSRQGDYCFFFKPAGLHTAALAGDAAPSLESLLPRLTAALADPTAAAAPEGLPRVHWHAEPVGFCQLLQRLDCGTSGLVCAALRPEAAQAFRQAEAHGRCDKRYVALLEGHLAAPAATQAALDTADRRRSRVLPGCQDQVRGTEFFPLRYWPPDRVFALTAAFFAPGVLAAAGLAASAPAATGKAQALAAPPAAPRGLTLAACRIHCGARHQIRAHAAFLGHPLWGDSLYGGTGEGVFWLHHGGLILPAAACALPPPWPLPPQAAAAVEAWFRPEKDFFHPPATTEVF